The Cupriavidus nantongensis genome has a segment encoding these proteins:
- a CDS encoding type II and III secretion system protein family protein translates to MPIQNTPAHAATLRRRLMQLTLAAMLATTAWCALAPRAQAQDAATARQLRLMAGAQKELRSAQPVERVAVGNPVVADALILRTRGAPSVLLVAKQPGVTDVMVWTRGSAEPQNYSVQVDAIAPDANGAQLGYSAAGATITGQSPDAYGAARAQAAARAATAGKTDGKPGLVVDRSTVPLSGTVQVDVKVVEISKTVLKEVGINFFRNNSGFAFGTFSPSTLNKFTFTPGSGGAPGSFSADIASPMSNAFNLVAASLTHGIFANISLLEANGLARVLAEPSLVALSGQSASFLAGGEIPIPVPQALGTTTIQFKPFGIGLTVSPTVLSADRIALKVAPEASDLDPSRGISINGAVVPAIVTRRADTTVELGDGESFVIGGLVSRNTVSNVNKVPVLGDLPVIGVFFKNLNFHQEDRELMIVVTPRLVKPMAKNAPAAQAVGADGRTSASPNVWGWYVMGEYADPTLPGFSK, encoded by the coding sequence ATGCCAATCCAGAACACTCCCGCCCACGCCGCAACGCTGCGCCGCCGGCTGATGCAGCTAACCCTTGCCGCCATGCTCGCCACCACCGCATGGTGCGCGCTGGCGCCGCGCGCGCAGGCGCAGGACGCCGCCACCGCGCGGCAATTGCGCCTGATGGCCGGCGCGCAGAAGGAACTGCGCAGCGCGCAGCCGGTCGAGCGCGTCGCCGTGGGCAACCCCGTGGTCGCCGATGCGCTGATCCTGCGTACCCGCGGCGCGCCCAGCGTGCTGCTGGTGGCCAAGCAGCCCGGCGTGACCGACGTGATGGTGTGGACGCGCGGCAGCGCCGAGCCGCAGAACTACAGCGTGCAGGTCGATGCCATCGCGCCCGATGCCAACGGCGCGCAGTTGGGCTACTCGGCAGCCGGCGCCACCATCACCGGCCAGTCGCCCGATGCCTATGGCGCCGCGCGCGCGCAGGCGGCGGCGCGTGCGGCCACTGCGGGCAAGACCGACGGCAAGCCCGGCCTGGTGGTGGACCGCTCCACGGTGCCGCTGAGCGGCACCGTGCAGGTCGACGTCAAGGTGGTGGAGATCAGCAAGACCGTGCTCAAGGAAGTCGGCATCAACTTCTTCCGCAACAACTCGGGCTTTGCCTTCGGCACGTTCTCGCCGTCGACGCTGAACAAGTTCACCTTCACGCCGGGCAGCGGCGGCGCGCCCGGCAGCTTCAGCGCCGATATCGCATCGCCGATGAGCAATGCCTTCAACCTGGTGGCGGCGTCGCTTACGCACGGCATCTTCGCCAACATCAGCCTGCTGGAAGCCAACGGCCTGGCGCGCGTGCTGGCCGAGCCCAGCCTGGTGGCGCTGTCGGGGCAGAGCGCCAGCTTCCTCGCCGGCGGCGAGATCCCGATCCCGGTGCCGCAGGCGCTGGGCACCACCACGATCCAGTTCAAGCCGTTCGGCATCGGGCTGACGGTGTCGCCCACGGTGCTGTCGGCCGACCGCATTGCGCTGAAGGTGGCGCCCGAGGCCAGCGACCTGGACCCGTCGCGCGGCATCTCGATCAACGGCGCGGTGGTGCCGGCCATCGTCACGCGCCGCGCCGACACCACGGTCGAGCTGGGCGACGGCGAGAGCTTCGTGATCGGCGGGCTGGTCAGCCGCAACACCGTCAGCAACGTCAACAAGGTGCCGGTGCTGGGCGACCTGCCGGTGATCGGCGTGTTCTTCAAGAACCTGAACTTCCACCAGGAAGACCGCGAGCTGATGATCGTCGTCACGCCGCGCCTGGTGAAGCCGATGGCGAAGAACGCGCCGGCGGCGCAGGCGGTCGGCGCCGACGGACGGACCAGTGCCAGCCCCAATGTGTGGGGCTGGTATGTGATGGGTGAGTACGCGGACCCGACCTTGCCGGGTTTCTCGAAATAG
- a CDS encoding type II secretion system F family protein produces the protein MSSATLLLAALALVITGLGLLLLAGAQSRARREQQQAFLQAQTEQVRMRYTQAPDPSLQLPARDLRRRWDDFLRRADLAPTRRTALLWLSPLVLCTLAGAVAGQWLGAVSALVVALAVTACAAWHRVRRLHKKLLSQLPGFLDGVVRLMTIGSSVPAAFQNSIANTEAPLRQCLVQAVHLQRAGKELDQAVLQVGRAYKVEELVLVASVLRLSVRYGGRADVVMERTATFMRDREQAQRELMALSAETRLSAWVLGLLPLVVAGGLFTLNAGYILMMWKDPTGKTMLLSAAALEVAGALMLYRLAKSI, from the coding sequence ATGTCTAGCGCCACGCTGCTGCTCGCCGCGCTCGCCCTGGTCATCACCGGCCTGGGGCTGCTGCTGCTCGCCGGCGCGCAGTCGCGCGCGCGCCGCGAACAGCAGCAGGCGTTCCTGCAGGCGCAGACCGAGCAGGTGCGGATGCGCTACACACAGGCGCCCGACCCGTCGCTGCAGCTGCCGGCGCGCGACCTGCGCCGGCGCTGGGACGACTTCCTGCGCCGCGCCGACCTGGCGCCGACGCGCCGCACCGCGCTGCTGTGGCTGTCTCCGCTGGTGCTGTGCACGCTGGCCGGTGCCGTGGCGGGGCAATGGCTGGGCGCGGTGTCGGCGCTGGTGGTGGCGCTGGCGGTGACGGCGTGCGCGGCCTGGCACCGCGTGCGCCGGCTGCACAAGAAGCTGCTGTCGCAGCTGCCCGGCTTCCTGGATGGCGTGGTGCGGCTGATGACCATCGGCAGCAGCGTGCCGGCGGCGTTCCAGAATTCCATCGCCAATACCGAGGCCCCGCTGCGCCAGTGCCTGGTTCAGGCGGTGCACCTGCAGCGCGCCGGCAAGGAACTGGACCAGGCGGTGCTGCAGGTGGGGCGCGCCTACAAGGTCGAGGAACTGGTGCTGGTGGCTTCGGTGCTGCGGCTGTCGGTGCGCTACGGCGGCCGCGCCGACGTGGTGATGGAGCGCACCGCCACCTTCATGCGCGACCGCGAGCAGGCGCAGCGCGAGCTGATGGCGCTGTCGGCCGAAACCCGGTTGTCGGCCTGGGTGCTTGGCCTGCTGCCGCTGGTGGTGGCCGGCGGCCTGTTCACGCTCAACGCGGGCTACATCCTGATGATGTGGAAGGACCCCACCGGCAAGACCATGCTGCTGTCGGCCGCGGCGCTGGAAGTCGCCGGCGCGCTGATGCTGTACCGGCTGGCCAAGTCGATCTGA
- a CDS encoding CpaF family protein, whose translation MTQAIEFSDNAPAPFPVSQEFHNIKEAAHEHLLTRIEELGAEFGRWSRTAIQRFVDLELESFTRLRRIPINEAELRQIAEALTKELAGFGPIEDLLNDPAVEDILVNGHLDVYVSRHGVLERIPVRFADSGHLLRIVRRILAPIGRRLDESNPMVDARLPDGGRINVVIPPLALEGPVVSIRKFRKDPMTPADLQALGTMSPEICDLLQAAVQARCNILVSGGTSSGKTSLLNALATFVPPTERVITIEDTAELALNHPHVVRLESRPGGFEGTGVVSIRDLLRNSLRMRPDRIIVGEVRGGEVLEMLQAMSTGHDGSMGTIHASSPRECLYRLEMLAGFAGFQGSEMSLRRQIANAIDFIVQIARLSNGKRRIVSITEVTGLGDNIISTQELYRHEPFVNPDGTETDRWLSLGLLPHSPKLARMRGPGFMLDDRFDV comes from the coding sequence ATGACCCAAGCGATCGAATTCTCCGACAACGCCCCGGCACCGTTCCCGGTGTCGCAGGAGTTCCACAACATCAAGGAAGCCGCGCACGAGCACCTGCTGACGCGCATCGAAGAGCTGGGGGCCGAGTTCGGCCGCTGGTCGCGCACCGCGATCCAGCGCTTTGTCGACCTGGAGCTGGAGAGCTTTACGCGGCTGCGGCGCATTCCCATCAACGAGGCCGAGCTGCGCCAGATCGCCGAGGCGCTGACCAAGGAGCTGGCCGGATTCGGCCCGATCGAGGACCTGCTCAACGATCCCGCCGTCGAAGACATCCTGGTCAACGGCCACCTGGACGTGTACGTGTCGCGCCATGGCGTGCTCGAGCGCATCCCGGTGCGCTTTGCCGACAGCGGCCACCTGCTGCGCATCGTGCGCCGCATCCTGGCGCCGATCGGCCGGCGCCTGGACGAATCCAACCCGATGGTCGACGCGCGCCTGCCCGACGGCGGCCGCATCAACGTGGTGATCCCGCCGCTGGCGCTGGAAGGCCCGGTGGTGTCGATCCGCAAGTTCCGCAAGGACCCGATGACGCCCGCCGACCTGCAGGCGCTCGGCACCATGAGCCCCGAGATCTGCGACCTGCTGCAGGCCGCGGTGCAGGCGCGCTGCAATATCCTGGTGAGTGGCGGCACCAGCTCCGGCAAGACCTCGCTGCTCAATGCGCTGGCCACCTTCGTGCCGCCGACCGAGCGCGTCATCACCATCGAGGATACCGCCGAGCTGGCGCTGAACCATCCGCATGTGGTGCGGCTGGAAAGCCGGCCCGGCGGCTTCGAGGGCACCGGCGTGGTGTCGATCCGCGACCTGCTGCGCAACAGCCTGCGCATGCGCCCGGACCGCATCATCGTCGGCGAAGTGCGCGGCGGCGAAGTGCTGGAAATGCTGCAGGCGATGAGCACCGGCCACGACGGCTCGATGGGCACCATCCACGCCAGCAGCCCGCGCGAATGCCTGTACCGGCTGGAGATGCTGGCCGGTTTCGCCGGCTTCCAGGGCAGCGAGATGAGCCTGCGGCGCCAGATCGCCAACGCCATCGACTTCATCGTGCAGATTGCGCGGCTGTCCAACGGCAAGCGCCGCATCGTCTCGATCACCGAGGTCACCGGCCTGGGCGACAACATCATCTCGACCCAGGAGCTGTACCGGCACGAGCCGTTCGTCAACCCCGACGGCACCGAGACCGACCGCTGGCTGTCGCTGGGCCTGCTGCCGCACTCGCCCAAGCTGGCGCGCATGCGCGGCCCGGGCTTCATGCTGGACGACCGCTTCGATGTCTAG
- a CDS encoding AAA family ATPase gives MDYFLLHATQGEVRDWLGRVIGAHGTLVADGGAQEGFIERVSELRPGLVFLHFSAELAAPSARLAEQLQRLFPGLPLVAVGQAGEPGVMLAALRAGVKDFIDLRDAPAEAEAVVKRLAVPSEHVRPAEAARQGRIIALLGARAGVGVTSLAVNLAAAARRHLPRHAKTDARAEVLLTDLGLPARDGALYLNLSPGFHFVEAVRNLRRFDQVFVQTALTRHANGVCVLPLPAALSELRDISYADAIGLLERLRAFFDLQIVDLGGFGNAEFTAQIVKAADSVVLVADQSVGAIVSAAELVHELRAREVERDDLHLLVSRFDARLGVDAAQIARRVGVESVATLPDSREALVLAMNRGAVLADDDPHCPYVRALAELLARLGYRTAAAKETTLLARIKDKLPGALRAALVARGARTARTGS, from the coding sequence ATGGACTATTTTCTGTTGCACGCAACGCAGGGCGAAGTCAGGGACTGGCTGGGCCGGGTCATCGGCGCGCACGGCACGCTGGTGGCCGATGGCGGCGCGCAGGAAGGCTTTATCGAGCGCGTCTCGGAGCTGCGCCCGGGCCTGGTGTTCCTGCATTTCTCGGCGGAACTGGCGGCGCCGTCGGCGCGGCTGGCCGAGCAGCTGCAGCGGCTGTTCCCCGGCCTGCCGCTGGTGGCGGTGGGCCAGGCCGGCGAGCCCGGCGTGATGCTGGCCGCGCTGCGCGCGGGGGTAAAGGACTTCATCGACCTGCGCGACGCGCCGGCCGAAGCCGAGGCCGTGGTCAAGCGCCTGGCCGTGCCGAGCGAGCACGTGCGCCCGGCCGAGGCCGCGCGCCAGGGCAGGATCATCGCGCTGCTGGGTGCGCGCGCCGGCGTGGGCGTGACCAGCCTGGCGGTCAACCTGGCCGCGGCGGCGCGCCGCCACCTGCCGCGCCATGCCAAGACCGATGCCCGCGCCGAAGTGCTGCTGACCGACCTGGGCCTGCCGGCGCGCGACGGCGCGCTCTACCTGAACCTGAGCCCCGGCTTTCATTTCGTCGAGGCGGTGCGCAACCTGCGCCGCTTCGACCAGGTCTTCGTGCAGACCGCGCTGACGCGCCACGCCAACGGCGTGTGCGTACTGCCGCTGCCGGCCGCGCTGAGCGAGCTGCGCGACATCTCGTACGCCGATGCGATCGGCCTGCTCGAGCGCCTGCGTGCGTTCTTCGACTTGCAGATCGTCGACCTGGGCGGCTTCGGCAATGCCGAGTTCACCGCGCAGATCGTCAAGGCTGCCGACAGCGTGGTGCTGGTGGCGGACCAGAGCGTGGGCGCGATCGTGTCGGCGGCGGAGCTGGTGCATGAACTGCGCGCGCGAGAAGTCGAGCGCGACGACCTGCATTTGCTGGTGTCGCGCTTCGATGCGCGGCTGGGCGTCGATGCCGCGCAGATCGCGCGGCGCGTGGGCGTGGAGTCGGTGGCGACGCTGCCGGACAGCCGCGAGGCGCTGGTGCTGGCGATGAACCGTGGCGCGGTGCTGGCCGACGACGACCCGCACTGCCCCTATGTGCGCGCGCTGGCCGAGCTGCTGGCACGGCTGGGCTATCGCACCGCCGCGGCCAAAGAAACCACGCTGCTGGCGCGGATCAAGGACAAACTGCCCGGGGCGCTGCGCGCAGCGCTGGTAGCGCGCGGCGCGCGCACGGCTCGCACTGGAAGCTGA
- a CDS encoding A24 family peptidase: MITALLCAATLYTDFAYRRVPNLLLAIAVLALGLALVAGQATEPPLAARLIGAGLGLAVTLPVYALGRMAAGDVKFLTVAGLFTGPQGLVVAWVVGSLLGLVHALLALARRTPAADHALHSQDQSLPTAQFSPARGIPYAAYLAVGVLFWMAAGR, translated from the coding sequence GTGATTACCGCGCTCCTCTGCGCGGCGACCCTCTACACAGATTTCGCTTACCGGCGGGTTCCTAACCTCCTGCTGGCGATCGCCGTGCTGGCCCTCGGGCTGGCACTGGTCGCCGGACAGGCCACGGAGCCGCCGCTGGCCGCGCGCCTGATCGGTGCGGGGCTGGGTCTTGCCGTCACCTTGCCGGTCTACGCCCTCGGGCGCATGGCCGCGGGTGATGTCAAGTTCCTGACGGTGGCGGGGTTGTTCACCGGTCCGCAAGGGCTGGTGGTGGCATGGGTCGTCGGCAGCCTGCTCGGGCTGGTGCACGCGCTGCTGGCACTGGCGCGCCGCACGCCGGCCGCGGATCACGCTTTGCATTCCCAGGACCAGTCCCTTCCAACGGCGCAGTTTTCGCCGGCGCGCGGCATCCCGTATGCGGCGTACCTGGCCGTGGGGGTGCTGTTCTGGATGGCTGCGGGCCGATAG
- a CDS encoding Flp family type IVb pilin: MKRLIARFIKDERGATAIEYGLIAGLIALGVAVAASSLGTSISTGFTNLASRVVLWLPASGTSKP; this comes from the coding sequence ATGAAACGACTCATTGCACGCTTTATTAAAGATGAGCGCGGGGCGACGGCTATTGAATATGGGTTGATTGCGGGCCTTATCGCGCTTGGTGTTGCTGTGGCAGCCAGTAGCCTTGGCACCAGTATCTCTACTGGCTTCACCAATCTTGCCAGCCGCGTAGTGTTGTGGCTCCCTGCTAGTGGGACTTCCAAGCCTTGA
- a CDS encoding type II secretion system F family protein, protein MDRLTLISLSLLVAACGVGVLALPLLRDWRQRRLSARTIDAALARQQRATEVAQAAQAAPAAAPRAQGMPGVPGTAAARPAANAAATAATSGVATALGAQLGARVGERFDVHWLESRLGRAVVTPEDQQLLEQCGWYGLQARVVFGVLRLGLPLALSVLAMLWHLGASAFMVVAWGFGTFAVAYLAPKWYLRRRAAERLRLVDDELPVLIDMLRLLQGVGLSIDQSLQVIVAEFGSMLRVLGPELARANQQFASGRSREQTLLRIGRLFDSEDLKSLITLLTQVDKHGGAVQEPLRQFGLRMQEARKSRMKDEIGRLTVKMTAVMVVSLLPVLLILTAGPGFLGVIRMLANMGGTR, encoded by the coding sequence ATGGACCGCCTGACGCTGATCTCGCTGAGCCTGCTGGTCGCCGCATGCGGCGTCGGCGTACTGGCGCTGCCGCTGCTGCGCGACTGGCGCCAGCGCCGGCTGTCGGCCCGCACCATCGACGCCGCGCTGGCGCGCCAGCAGCGCGCGACGGAAGTCGCCCAGGCTGCCCAGGCCGCGCCGGCTGCCGCGCCGCGTGCGCAGGGCATGCCCGGCGTCCCGGGTACCGCGGCTGCGCGCCCCGCGGCCAATGCCGCGGCCACCGCGGCAACGTCCGGTGTCGCCACCGCGCTCGGCGCTCAGCTGGGTGCGCGCGTCGGCGAGCGCTTCGACGTCCACTGGCTGGAGTCGCGCCTCGGTCGCGCGGTGGTGACGCCGGAAGACCAGCAGCTGCTCGAGCAATGCGGCTGGTATGGCCTGCAGGCGCGCGTGGTGTTCGGCGTGCTGCGCCTCGGCCTGCCGCTGGCCTTGTCGGTGCTGGCGATGCTGTGGCATCTCGGCGCCAGTGCCTTCATGGTGGTGGCATGGGGCTTCGGCACCTTCGCCGTGGCCTACCTGGCGCCCAAGTGGTATCTGCGCCGCCGCGCCGCTGAGCGCCTGCGCCTGGTCGACGACGAGCTGCCGGTGCTGATCGACATGCTGCGGCTGCTGCAGGGCGTTGGCTTGTCGATCGACCAGAGCCTGCAGGTGATCGTGGCCGAGTTCGGCAGCATGCTGCGCGTGCTGGGACCGGAGCTGGCGCGCGCCAACCAGCAGTTCGCGTCGGGCCGCTCGCGAGAGCAGACCCTGCTGCGCATCGGCCGGCTGTTCGACAGCGAAGACCTGAAAAGCCTGATCACGCTGCTGACGCAGGTCGACAAGCATGGCGGCGCGGTGCAGGAGCCGCTGCGCCAGTTCGGGCTGCGCATGCAGGAGGCGCGCAAGTCGCGCATGAAGGACGAGATCGGCCGCCTCACGGTCAAGATGACCGCGGTGATGGTGGTCAGCCTGTTGCCGGTGCTGCTGATCCTGACCGCGGGCCCCGGCTTTCTCGGGGTGATCCGCATGCTGGCAAACATGGGAGGAACGCGATGA
- the cpaB gene encoding Flp pilus assembly protein CpaB, with the protein MTSKQIRLLAIVLLGLALLLALLAWQVGRQPAQPAASAGARPLHPVVVTTRPAEAGKPLDAEALKVELLPIDPAGAYRDVARVTGQVPLVALGANVPVLESQLLSGLAAQVPEGERAVAVSVDEVIGVGNQVQPGDYVDVFLVLRRDQQEIPDSQARMLLSRLRVLAYGVASVNRPQAAKPEQMMARQEGAKTAVLSVPLEQVSRLAMAQQSGRLMLALRNPQDEAMPSDGMFAEPPPALAARAGVPADAARAAPDKATAGVLLSGLAASNGAPAARAPAAAPAPRPLQVAAPPAPAQARERAGVEVIRAGKRDIE; encoded by the coding sequence ATGACCAGCAAGCAGATCCGATTACTGGCCATTGTGCTGCTCGGCCTGGCCTTGCTTCTCGCGCTGCTGGCGTGGCAGGTGGGACGCCAGCCGGCCCAGCCCGCGGCATCGGCCGGCGCCAGGCCGCTGCACCCGGTGGTGGTCACCACGCGGCCGGCGGAAGCCGGCAAGCCGCTCGATGCCGAGGCGCTCAAGGTGGAGCTGCTGCCGATCGATCCCGCCGGCGCCTACCGCGACGTGGCACGCGTCACCGGGCAGGTGCCGCTGGTGGCGCTGGGCGCCAACGTGCCGGTGCTGGAAAGCCAGCTGCTGTCCGGCCTGGCCGCGCAGGTGCCGGAAGGCGAGCGCGCGGTGGCGGTGTCGGTCGATGAAGTCATCGGCGTCGGCAACCAGGTGCAGCCGGGCGACTATGTCGATGTATTCCTGGTGCTGCGGCGCGACCAGCAGGAAATCCCCGACAGCCAGGCGCGCATGCTGCTGTCGCGCCTGCGCGTGCTGGCCTACGGCGTGGCCTCGGTCAACCGGCCGCAGGCGGCCAAGCCGGAACAGATGATGGCACGCCAGGAAGGCGCCAAGACCGCGGTGCTGTCGGTGCCGCTGGAACAGGTCAGCCGGCTGGCGATGGCGCAGCAGTCCGGGCGCCTGATGCTGGCGCTGCGCAATCCGCAGGACGAAGCCATGCCGAGCGACGGCATGTTTGCCGAGCCGCCGCCGGCGCTCGCCGCACGCGCCGGGGTGCCCGCCGACGCAGCGCGCGCCGCCCCCGACAAGGCTACCGCGGGCGTGCTGTTGTCCGGGCTGGCCGCCAGCAACGGCGCGCCGGCCGCGCGCGCACCGGCGGCAGCGCCGGCGCCGCGGCCGCTGCAGGTTGCCGCGCCGCCGGCGCCGGCACAAGCCAGGGAACGCGCCGGCGTGGAAGTGATCCGCGCCGGCAAGCGCGATATCGAATAA
- a CDS encoding TadE/TadG family type IV pilus assembly protein, with protein sequence MLLHARVNRKISRRRHGAGSAAIEFAIVAPVLITIVIGIVYYGVMLALQQVLTLAAEEGARAALRYPAGVAGTSLAATQQARVDAAAAMARGTLPASIRDLIPAAGVATAVPCAAGSADVCVQVTLTLTTTSIMPAVPMVPLPAALSGSAMVQLSPDI encoded by the coding sequence ATGTTGCTGCACGCAAGGGTCAACAGGAAAATCAGCCGGCGCCGCCACGGTGCCGGCAGCGCCGCGATCGAATTTGCGATCGTGGCGCCGGTGCTGATCACCATCGTGATCGGCATCGTCTATTACGGCGTGATGCTGGCGCTGCAGCAGGTGCTGACGCTGGCCGCCGAGGAAGGCGCACGCGCCGCGCTGCGCTATCCCGCAGGGGTCGCCGGCACCAGCCTGGCCGCCACGCAGCAGGCACGTGTCGATGCCGCCGCCGCAATGGCGCGCGGCACCTTGCCCGCATCCATCCGCGACCTGATTCCCGCCGCCGGCGTCGCCACGGCCGTGCCATGCGCGGCCGGCTCGGCCGACGTGTGCGTGCAGGTCACGCTGACCCTGACCACCACCAGCATCATGCCCGCGGTGCCGATGGTGCCGCTGCCGGCCGCGCTGTCGGGCTCGGCCATGGTCCAGCTCTCTCCCGATATCTGA